One stretch of Pedobacter riviphilus DNA includes these proteins:
- a CDS encoding SusC/RagA family TonB-linked outer membrane protein, whose translation MTKRYNYSFFILLCCLLVSSLTYAQQINYVKGKVIDKKDKQPIIGASVVIVDKDKRVIKGVSTDIDGNYSLPVADKTYRISVSYIGYRSSAPISIDKAVINFQLEPSENQMDEVQIVSRAKTNNGSGMTIDKRDQTSATVTIDAKELEDLQSASIDQALQGRMAGVDITASTGDPGAPMQIRIRGTSSINGATDPLIVLDGMPYDITIPSDFNFATSDENNYGQLLNIAPSDIKEISVLKDAAATAVWGSRAANGVLIITTKRGSIGPPAISYNFKGSYSKQPSPIPMLDGNQYSSLVLEEYYNAGRQFSTSEFAKQFQYDPNDPYNYYNYSNNTDWLSAITRVGYLQDHNLSISGGGEKARYRASVNYFNQTGTTIGTDLNRVSARVNLDYMVSNRIRFSSDISYTHIDQNGLFTQNVRDVAYTKMPNQSIYEYDEYGNLTSNFFSPAATAQGSFFYNFDNKKVTGTFNPLAMATAGSNHQLGERITPKFSLQYEILPSVLRLNGSFMVNINNTKVKTFLPQIATGRPYTESVVNTASDADGDSFTMNTSMTLAYTPKLNDKHDIIGFLRFDSEDSRRTGQYLFSTNTASSYLSDPSVDSRTNYTGSATSSLGQTRSVGLLANVQYKFLDRYIINGSIRGDGNSRFGAANRYGIFPSVSGRWRISGEPFMKKANKYIDDFSLRASYGKSGNVPRNDYSYFNIYQNYGFSYLDNAGVYSTNMELTDLRWETVTQSNLGVTLNLFKNLNIDFDLYRKRTTDLFYPGLQVASYNGYGGVDMNVVPWITRVGK comes from the coding sequence ATGACTAAAAGATATAATTATAGTTTTTTTATTTTACTATGCTGTTTGTTGGTATCGTCGTTAACCTATGCACAACAAATTAACTATGTAAAAGGTAAGGTTATTGATAAAAAAGATAAACAGCCCATTATTGGTGCATCTGTTGTAATTGTTGATAAAGATAAAAGGGTAATTAAAGGTGTTTCAACAGATATTGATGGAAATTACTCTTTACCGGTAGCCGATAAAACCTATAGGATCTCGGTTTCCTATATCGGTTACAGGTCTTCAGCACCTATTAGTATTGATAAGGCAGTAATCAATTTCCAGCTTGAACCTTCTGAAAATCAGATGGATGAGGTTCAGATTGTTTCGAGAGCAAAAACGAACAACGGAAGTGGAATGACCATCGATAAACGCGATCAGACCTCGGCTACGGTTACCATAGATGCTAAAGAACTCGAAGACCTCCAGTCGGCATCAATCGATCAGGCCCTGCAAGGCCGCATGGCAGGGGTTGATATAACAGCCAGTACAGGTGATCCTGGTGCGCCGATGCAGATCCGTATCCGCGGTACATCTTCTATTAATGGTGCTACCGATCCATTAATTGTATTGGACGGTATGCCTTACGATATTACCATTCCTTCTGATTTTAATTTTGCCACCTCTGATGAAAATAATTATGGTCAGTTATTAAATATTGCCCCTTCTGATATTAAGGAAATTAGTGTGCTCAAAGATGCTGCAGCTACAGCTGTTTGGGGATCGAGGGCAGCAAATGGAGTATTAATTATTACCACAAAAAGAGGTTCAATTGGTCCACCAGCTATTTCCTATAACTTTAAAGGTTCATATTCTAAACAGCCAAGTCCGATCCCGATGTTGGATGGTAACCAGTATTCATCACTCGTTTTAGAAGAATATTATAATGCAGGCCGTCAGTTCTCCACTTCAGAATTTGCAAAGCAATTTCAATATGATCCGAACGACCCTTATAATTATTATAACTACAGCAACAATACCGATTGGTTGTCGGCCATTACCAGGGTAGGTTACTTGCAAGATCATAACCTGTCTATTTCCGGTGGTGGTGAAAAAGCCAGGTACCGTGCTTCGGTAAATTATTTTAACCAAACAGGTACTACCATTGGCACCGATTTAAACCGTGTTTCGGCTAGGGTGAACTTAGATTATATGGTGTCGAACAGAATCAGGTTCAGTTCTGATATTTCATACACGCACATCGATCAGAATGGGCTTTTTACGCAGAATGTAAGGGATGTAGCTTATACTAAAATGCCTAACCAGAGCATTTATGAGTACGATGAATATGGTAATTTAACTTCAAACTTTTTCAGTCCTGCAGCAACCGCACAAGGTTCATTCTTCTATAATTTTGATAATAAAAAGGTAACTGGAACTTTTAACCCTTTGGCCATGGCTACTGCGGGCAGTAACCATCAACTAGGTGAGCGTATTACACCAAAATTTAGTTTACAATACGAAATTTTGCCAAGTGTGTTACGTCTGAACGGAAGTTTTATGGTAAATATCAATAATACCAAGGTAAAAACTTTCCTTCCACAGATTGCAACAGGTCGTCCTTATACCGAATCGGTAGTTAATACGGCCTCAGATGCTGATGGCGATTCATTTACCATGAACACCAGTATGACATTGGCCTATACGCCGAAATTGAACGATAAACACGATATCATAGGTTTTTTACGCTTTGATAGTGAAGATAGCCGTCGCACAGGTCAGTACCTGTTTTCAACAAATACGGCCTCATCGTATTTATCCGATCCTTCTGTTGATAGCCGTACCAATTATACAGGTTCTGCAACCTCGTCTTTAGGTCAAACCAGGTCAGTTGGTTTATTGGCTAACGTTCAATACAAATTTTTAGACCGTTATATTATTAATGGTAGTATCAGGGGCGATGGTAACTCCAGGTTCGGTGCAGCTAACCGTTATGGTATTTTCCCTTCGGTTTCTGGCCGTTGGCGCATATCGGGCGAACCTTTTATGAAAAAGGCAAATAAATATATAGACGATTTTAGTTTAAGAGCCAGTTACGGTAAAAGTGGTAACGTTCCTCGTAATGATTACTCTTACTTTAATATTTATCAGAATTATGGTTTTAGCTATCTGGATAATGCTGGCGTATATTCTACCAATATGGAATTAACCGATTTAAGATGGGAAACCGTTACCCAATCCAATCTTGGTGTTACCTTAAATTTATTTAAAAATTTAAATATCGATTTCGATTTATACCGTAAACGTACTACCGATCTGTTTTATCCAGGTTTGCAGGTAGCGAGTTATAATGGTTATGGTGGTGTTGATATGAATGTGGTACCATGGATAACCAGGGTTGGGAAGTAA
- a CDS encoding adenylate/guanylate cyclase domain-containing protein, whose product MSVKINRQTQQKFQQLLVIILSWMMTGVVIAIFEDLVLHTRNSLGPVPGYTLISSIALNAVIGLFGALLGGSLLVFFVNVKYNDKPYGYTLLIVAGSFLGVILIVNEILSLYELGDSKRFLKNGLVWAIVVSITQLLLQINSKFGQGIFWDIISGKYNTPKEESRIFMFLDLNSSTAIAESLGDKKYHELLKDIFIDITNPILENRGEIYQYVGDEVVIAWRYDEGLRNNKCINCFFDIKAHLSFLRDKYIGKYGLIPAFKAGIHCGKIIAGEVGIIKRDITYSGDVLNTTSRIQNMCKEFNQEMLVSIALIEELQLTDHYTTQMLGAIKLRGKEKEMQLVAVKPV is encoded by the coding sequence ATGTCAGTAAAAATTAATCGCCAAACACAGCAGAAATTTCAACAATTGCTGGTTATTATTCTTTCCTGGATGATGACTGGAGTTGTAATTGCTATTTTTGAGGATCTTGTACTGCATACCCGAAATTCTTTAGGACCAGTACCTGGTTATACATTAATTTCTTCAATTGCACTAAATGCAGTTATTGGCCTGTTTGGAGCCCTGTTAGGGGGGAGTTTGCTTGTATTCTTTGTAAATGTAAAATACAACGATAAGCCTTATGGTTATACCCTTTTAATTGTGGCCGGATCTTTTTTAGGTGTTATTTTAATCGTAAACGAAATACTGAGTCTTTATGAATTAGGGGATTCAAAAAGATTTTTGAAAAATGGATTGGTATGGGCCATTGTGGTTTCCATTACACAGCTGCTGCTACAGATAAACAGTAAGTTTGGACAAGGGATTTTCTGGGATATTATTAGTGGAAAATACAATACACCTAAAGAAGAATCACGGATTTTTATGTTTCTCGACTTAAACTCATCAACCGCAATTGCCGAAAGTCTTGGAGATAAAAAATACCATGAATTGCTAAAAGATATATTTATAGATATTACCAATCCTATTTTAGAAAACAGGGGAGAAATATACCAATACGTAGGCGATGAAGTAGTAATTGCGTGGCGCTATGATGAAGGGTTAAGAAACAATAAATGCATCAATTGTTTTTTCGATATTAAAGCGCATCTGTCTTTTTTGAGAGATAAATACATTGGAAAGTATGGTTTAATACCTGCTTTTAAAGCAGGTATTCATTGCGGAAAAATTATAGCAGGCGAAGTGGGGATTATAAAACGGGATATTACCTACTCTGGTGATGTACTGAACACCACCTCAAGAATCCAGAATATGTGTAAGGAGTTTAATCAAGAAATGCTGGTATCAATAGCACTGATTGAAGAACTTCAGTTAACAGATCATTATACCACCCAAATGTTAGGTGCAATTAAACTCCGCGGAAAGGAAAAAGAAATGCAGCTGGTAGCAGTAAAGCCTGTTTAA
- a CDS encoding GIN domain-containing protein — MKTSIKTLITMVSAVITLTAIFPNNLRATEKNRTILYKIQNFRKIVIKGNVEVILVQQPTIGISYADDNIGNVKVIQQGEVLRITNLHNEKCKLVVYVNDIYRIEADQNAVVKTGVKLSTKFLQIILKENAFADIDTSSEGLYTEILDNSTLKLKGSTNRHTLVMGKATNLTIDRFSAAQTDVKQVGGVTKEEIVALVPSQFNK; from the coding sequence ATGAAAACCTCAATTAAAACGCTAATCACCATGGTATCTGCCGTGATAACCTTAACGGCTATCTTTCCTAACAACTTAAGGGCTACAGAAAAAAACAGAACGATCCTTTACAAGATTCAAAACTTTAGAAAGATAGTGATAAAAGGCAATGTAGAAGTGATATTGGTGCAGCAGCCCACCATCGGAATATCTTATGCAGATGATAACATTGGAAATGTGAAAGTTATCCAGCAGGGCGAAGTATTACGTATTACCAACCTCCATAATGAAAAGTGTAAACTTGTTGTTTATGTAAACGATATCTATCGCATCGAGGCTGATCAAAATGCAGTAGTGAAAACAGGAGTTAAACTCAGCACCAAATTTCTCCAGATCATTCTTAAGGAAAATGCCTTTGCCGACATCGACACCAGTAGTGAGGGCTTATATACCGAAATCCTCGACAATAGTACATTAAAACTCAAAGGGAGTACCAATCGTCATACATTGGTTATGGGCAAAGCAACAAATTTAACCATAGATCGTTTTTCTGCCGCCCAAACAGACGTTAAGCAGGTGGGAGGAGTTACAAAAGAAGAAATTGTTGCGCTTGTTCCATCCCAGTTCAATAAATGA
- a CDS encoding ABC-F family ATP-binding cassette domain-containing protein, with amino-acid sequence MINVNNISVSFGGTTLFSDVTFSINENDKIALMGKNGAGKSTILKIIADVAKPTSGSVTGPKEAVIAYLPQHLLTHDHVTVFEETMKAFAEVNQMQKELDELNEQLTIRTDYESDDYMKLIERVSELSEKFYSIEETNYDAEVEKVLKGLGFERKDFTRQTSEFSGGWRMRIELAKILLKKPDLILLDEPTNHMDIESIQWLEDFLINSAKAVMVISHDRTFVDNITNRTIEVTMGRIYDYKAKYTHYLQLRAERRIHQLKAYEEQQRFIADNQEFIDRFRGTYSKTLQVQSRVKMLEKLEVIEIDEVDTSALRLKFPPSPRSGQYPVMVDELTKTYGDHVVFEKASMVIERGEKVAFVGKNGEGKSTMIKAIMGEIDFEGSLKVGHNAKIGYFAQNQAALLDENLTVFETIDQIPLSDGTIKIKDLLGAFMFSGDDTTKKVKVLSGGEKTRLAMIKLLLEPVNVLILDEPTNHLDMKTKDIIKDALKDFDGTLILVSHDRDFLDGLVQKVFEFGNKRVREHFEDIKGFLAYKKMNSLKEIEQS; translated from the coding sequence GTGATTAATGTAAATAATATCTCCGTTTCATTCGGTGGAACTACCCTTTTTAGCGACGTAACCTTTTCGATAAACGAGAACGATAAAATCGCTCTTATGGGTAAAAATGGTGCAGGCAAGTCGACCATACTAAAAATAATTGCTGATGTAGCTAAACCTACTTCTGGTAGTGTAACAGGTCCGAAAGAAGCTGTGATTGCCTATTTGCCCCAACATTTGCTCACTCATGATCATGTTACTGTTTTTGAGGAGACCATGAAAGCTTTTGCAGAGGTAAACCAGATGCAAAAAGAGCTTGATGAGCTGAATGAGCAGCTTACTATCCGTACCGATTATGAAAGCGACGATTATATGAAGCTTATCGAGCGTGTGTCGGAGCTAAGCGAGAAATTTTATTCTATTGAAGAAACCAATTATGATGCGGAAGTAGAGAAAGTATTAAAAGGTTTGGGTTTCGAACGCAAAGACTTTACCCGCCAAACGTCTGAGTTTTCGGGCGGGTGGCGAATGCGTATTGAGTTGGCTAAGATTTTATTAAAGAAACCTGATCTCATCTTATTGGATGAGCCTACCAACCATATGGATATCGAAAGTATTCAATGGTTGGAAGATTTCCTGATCAATTCGGCAAAAGCCGTAATGGTCATCTCACACGATCGTACATTTGTAGATAATATTACCAATCGTACCATCGAGGTAACCATGGGCAGGATATACGATTATAAAGCCAAATATACCCATTATCTTCAACTGCGTGCTGAGCGCCGTATACACCAATTAAAGGCTTACGAAGAGCAGCAGCGTTTTATTGCCGATAATCAGGAATTTATCGATCGCTTTAGAGGAACATATTCTAAAACCTTACAGGTGCAATCGCGCGTAAAAATGCTCGAGAAACTCGAAGTAATCGAAATTGATGAAGTGGATACATCGGCATTAAGATTAAAGTTTCCGCCATCACCGCGTTCAGGTCAGTATCCGGTAATGGTAGATGAACTGACCAAAACTTATGGCGATCATGTGGTTTTCGAAAAAGCATCTATGGTGATCGAACGGGGAGAAAAAGTGGCTTTCGTTGGTAAAAACGGCGAAGGTAAATCGACCATGATTAAAGCCATTATGGGTGAGATTGATTTTGAAGGTAGTTTAAAGGTTGGGCATAATGCTAAAATCGGGTACTTTGCACAAAATCAGGCTGCTTTACTTGATGAGAACCTTACGGTATTCGAAACCATTGATCAGATTCCATTAAGCGATGGCACGATAAAAATCAAAGACCTTTTAGGTGCCTTTATGTTCAGCGGCGATGATACCACTAAAAAGGTTAAAGTACTTTCTGGCGGCGAGAAAACCCGTTTGGCCATGATTAAATTGTTGTTAGAGCCTGTAAATGTATTAATTCTGGATGAGCCAACTAACCACTTGGATATGAAAACCAAAGATATTATTAAAGACGCGTTGAAAGATTTTGATGGTACTTTGATTTTGGTATCGCATGACCGGGATTTCTTAGATGGATTGGTACAAAAAGTATTTGAATTTGGGAATAAACGTGTGCGTGAACACTTTGAAGATATTAAAGGGTTCTTAGCTTATAAAAAAATGAATAGCTTGAAGGAAATTGAGCAAAGTTAA
- a CDS encoding fasciclin domain-containing protein, producing the protein MSKILQKFLIVNLTIIFILSACRKKEFDEFYGRPETLADPIYQQLQAKGNFTRFLDCIDKSGYKETLSKAGSWTVFAPTDAAFATYMSENNLTEINATLASAIVRYSMTYDGEKVERLSDNLTAKGFVKNVGFRRRTVYYDFVYDGIDNDGKAIKVIAGNRNGSYLPTDFNNKNLPFFLTPFVTFAGISALDYNYFYPNTEFTGKNVGPGKIIEQDIVAENGVIHIVDKVLTPPQSIDQYISTKAQYGAFKSLLDKYVSYNLNTDITHRYQVLTGKSDNVYAKNYSALLGFSPNNENYLKEDANDAQIGMYTIFAPTDDAVEAYAKVLLKYYAKNRLQPGNYKAQLNELFSLRSDIIRDFINSHLYRTTVWPSKFNAVNSFLGEATKLTPANVVDKQFLSNGLFYGVNAAQNANVFSTVYGKVNLDPTYYIMKQALDVLGYAIPIKTASLKYIVIPIPDATLVSLGFSYDPFYPSAPIRGDLNILRRLLQTHIIPLGDRAVPNFATSSGILETSGGEYIKYNNGFFSSAGTEDLPAAADKSIKIDSVATAVNGADAYAAKVLMYTVLPVSKHIEKYGTLTTDPYYSFFQYLKNNVTLYTAATGAIQGVTDGTPYTVFIPTNAAVQAAVTAGLLPKLANGTPNYVPTDPVEISKVSKFIQYHIIKNTVASDGQKTGSFESLLKNDSGDAVKVTVSTNTTNTLTLRDVTNTSVNVLLGTTDRSNVLSNRTVIHQINSYLKYQF; encoded by the coding sequence ATGAGTAAAATTTTACAGAAATTTTTAATCGTTAATTTGACGATTATATTCATTCTCAGCGCTTGCCGGAAAAAAGAATTTGATGAGTTCTATGGCCGTCCTGAAACGTTAGCCGATCCAATTTATCAGCAACTTCAGGCCAAAGGGAATTTTACCAGATTTTTAGATTGTATCGATAAATCGGGCTATAAAGAAACCTTAAGCAAAGCTGGTTCGTGGACGGTTTTTGCGCCAACAGATGCAGCTTTTGCCACCTACATGTCTGAAAATAACTTAACAGAGATAAATGCAACACTGGCTTCGGCAATCGTGCGTTATTCAATGACTTATGACGGGGAGAAAGTAGAACGTTTAAGCGATAATTTAACGGCAAAAGGGTTTGTTAAAAATGTTGGTTTTAGGCGACGTACCGTTTATTACGATTTTGTTTACGATGGGATAGACAATGATGGTAAAGCAATAAAGGTAATTGCGGGTAACCGTAATGGAAGTTATTTGCCAACTGATTTTAACAATAAAAACCTGCCCTTTTTCCTTACACCCTTCGTTACTTTTGCAGGAATAAGTGCTTTAGATTATAACTATTTTTACCCCAATACCGAGTTTACCGGAAAAAATGTGGGTCCTGGAAAAATTATTGAGCAGGATATTGTAGCCGAAAATGGTGTAATCCATATTGTAGATAAGGTGCTTACCCCACCTCAAAGCATCGATCAATATATCAGCACTAAAGCACAGTATGGCGCCTTCAAATCCCTTTTAGACAAATATGTAAGCTATAATTTAAATACTGATATTACCCATCGTTACCAGGTATTAACAGGTAAAAGCGATAACGTTTATGCGAAAAACTATAGTGCATTGCTTGGTTTTTCGCCCAATAACGAGAATTACCTAAAAGAAGATGCCAACGATGCACAGATTGGGATGTACACCATTTTTGCACCAACTGATGATGCGGTAGAGGCTTATGCAAAGGTGCTGTTAAAATATTATGCAAAAAACAGGTTACAGCCCGGAAACTACAAGGCACAGCTGAACGAACTTTTTTCTTTAAGGTCTGATATCATCAGGGATTTTATCAACTCCCATTTATACAGAACTACGGTATGGCCAAGCAAGTTTAATGCGGTTAACAGCTTTTTGGGCGAAGCGACCAAACTTACGCCTGCCAACGTGGTAGATAAACAATTTTTAAGTAATGGATTGTTTTATGGTGTAAATGCTGCTCAAAATGCCAATGTATTTTCAACAGTTTATGGTAAGGTAAATTTAGATCCTACCTATTACATTATGAAACAGGCGCTTGATGTATTGGGTTATGCCATTCCAATTAAAACAGCCTCTTTAAAGTATATTGTTATTCCCATTCCCGATGCCACTTTGGTAAGTTTAGGATTTTCATACGATCCCTTTTATCCTTCAGCACCTATTAGGGGCGACCTCAATATTTTAAGGAGATTGCTGCAAACGCATATTATCCCTCTGGGCGATCGTGCTGTGCCAAATTTTGCCACATCATCTGGTATTTTAGAAACTTCGGGTGGCGAATACATTAAGTACAATAATGGGTTTTTCTCTTCAGCAGGTACAGAAGATTTACCAGCCGCTGCCGATAAAAGCATTAAGATCGATTCGGTTGCCACTGCTGTTAATGGTGCTGATGCCTATGCTGCCAAAGTACTCATGTATACCGTACTTCCGGTAAGCAAGCATATCGAAAAATATGGCACGCTAACTACCGATCCTTATTATTCTTTCTTTCAATATCTTAAAAATAATGTAACCCTTTATACGGCTGCTACAGGTGCAATCCAGGGGGTTACTGATGGAACTCCTTACACCGTTTTTATCCCAACAAATGCGGCTGTACAAGCTGCGGTAACCGCCGGACTATTACCAAAATTAGCCAATGGAACGCCTAACTATGTACCAACAGATCCTGTAGAGATTAGTAAGGTATCGAAATTTATCCAATACCACATTATTAAGAATACAGTAGCTAGCGATGGACAGAAGACAGGTTCTTTTGAGAGTTTGCTTAAAAACGATTCGGGAGATGCAGTCAAGGTTACTGTATCAACCAATACCACAAACACACTCACGCTAAGAGATGTAACCAATACTTCTGTAAATGTTTTACTGGGCACAACCGATAGAAGCAACGTGTTATCTAACAGAACGGTGATCCACCAAATCAATTCTTATTTAAAATATCAATTCTAA
- a CDS encoding DUF3823 domain-containing protein, with the protein MKKLFICFSFLLVVFLNACKKDNYKSPDAELYGNIVDATTGKNVPQQTNVSGGYLQLFQTDYPKPTAIQTALHVDGSYTRGFMFSGHYKVVPTGPFFYRDTLNVNVNGSTRLDIKVIPYLTVTSELLSKTAKSITIRVKVTQPAQNTQKIARILAVAATFNTVDVNNYNSNRGLTNTEAIDNAVVVNTSYDYTITDLKPGTLYYVRGGARTINTGSYYNYAPMLMVTTNSQ; encoded by the coding sequence ATGAAAAAATTATTTATATGCTTCTCTTTTTTATTGGTCGTGTTTTTAAATGCGTGTAAAAAAGACAACTACAAATCGCCAGATGCAGAACTTTATGGAAATATTGTTGATGCAACCACAGGTAAAAATGTACCGCAACAAACAAATGTAAGTGGCGGTTATCTACAACTTTTCCAAACAGATTATCCTAAACCAACCGCAATACAAACGGCGTTACATGTTGATGGGAGTTATACCCGCGGATTTATGTTTAGCGGTCATTACAAAGTAGTACCAACAGGTCCTTTTTTCTATCGGGATACACTAAATGTAAATGTAAATGGATCAACTAGGCTGGATATAAAAGTGATTCCATACCTTACCGTTACAAGTGAATTACTTAGTAAAACGGCTAAAAGCATTACCATTAGGGTGAAAGTTACCCAGCCCGCGCAAAACACTCAAAAAATAGCCAGAATACTGGCTGTTGCGGCAACATTTAATACAGTTGATGTTAATAACTATAATAGCAACAGGGGGCTAACCAATACGGAAGCCATTGATAATGCAGTGGTTGTAAATACGAGTTACGATTATACCATTACAGATTTAAAACCTGGTACCCTTTATTATGTTCGCGGTGGGGCCAGAACAATAAACACCGGAAGTTATTATAATTATGCACCTATGTTAATGGTCACAACTAATTCCCAATAA
- a CDS encoding RagB/SusD family nutrient uptake outer membrane protein — protein sequence MLTGIISCKKDFLDREPKNLVSENVAYGSISGVTALTVTLYDGLPTEDFDYTVSDEAGFPSTTTDEAVRSYVWGSINNAVMGNWYGNWNYSRIRRVNDFIEKIPNAAIDNDSKKRFLAEARFIRAFEYFSLVKRYGGVPLVTKVQEYKTGDDVAGLIVQRSKEQDIYDFISTELDAVVNDLPEDYGNDPANAFRVNKYAALALKSRAMLYAASSAKYGTVQLNGLVGITPGLANAYWQKAMDAADLIIKSGKYELYDVNADKAANFQQLFLTLGSSEAIFTKVYQSPDKAHSFDFYNAPQSFRVDYGNATNPTLEMVEEFEYKDGSPGILKVNDAAGNPIVYNKPADLFKDKDPRMFATILTPFDSWQGGVVEIRRGVIDNGVKKTSESLSAVYPAGGTFNIVGKDGPLTTNDPTKTGFYIKKFMDPVNRVPYGRSTTPWMIFRYAEVLLNYAEAAYELGNSSAAIDAVNQIRKRAGIATVGSITIDKIRHERKVELAFENHRFWDIRRWHNATTILTNTQFHALYPWIMWQNGVDPGNMKYTFEKAIAPKLTRTFPEKLYLEPVPQQNPPYIQNPGYQ from the coding sequence TTGCTAACAGGTATAATATCTTGTAAAAAAGACTTTTTAGATAGAGAACCGAAAAATTTGGTTTCAGAAAATGTTGCTTATGGAAGTATAAGCGGTGTTACTGCATTAACCGTAACACTGTACGATGGCTTGCCAACAGAAGATTTTGATTACACTGTGAGCGATGAAGCTGGTTTTCCATCAACAACTACCGATGAGGCTGTACGATCTTATGTTTGGGGCAGTATTAACAATGCTGTTATGGGAAACTGGTATGGCAATTGGAATTATTCGAGAATAAGAAGAGTAAATGATTTTATAGAAAAAATACCAAATGCAGCTATAGATAATGATTCGAAAAAGCGCTTTTTGGCAGAAGCAAGGTTTATCCGTGCTTTTGAATACTTTTCTTTAGTAAAACGTTATGGAGGTGTTCCGCTGGTTACCAAAGTACAGGAATATAAAACCGGAGATGATGTAGCGGGTTTAATTGTTCAACGAAGTAAAGAACAGGATATTTATGATTTCATCTCAACCGAATTAGATGCTGTTGTTAACGATTTACCAGAAGATTATGGCAATGACCCGGCTAATGCTTTCCGCGTAAATAAATATGCTGCACTTGCTTTAAAATCAAGGGCGATGCTTTATGCCGCATCAAGTGCTAAATACGGAACAGTTCAGCTTAACGGATTGGTAGGAATTACACCAGGTTTAGCCAACGCTTACTGGCAGAAAGCTATGGATGCAGCCGATTTAATTATTAAATCAGGTAAATATGAATTATATGATGTTAATGCAGATAAAGCGGCCAATTTCCAGCAGTTATTTCTAACATTGGGTAGTTCTGAAGCTATTTTTACAAAGGTTTATCAATCGCCGGATAAAGCCCATAGCTTCGATTTTTATAATGCTCCGCAAAGTTTCAGGGTAGATTATGGAAATGCAACTAACCCAACCCTCGAAATGGTTGAGGAATTTGAATATAAGGATGGCTCTCCTGGTATATTGAAAGTAAATGATGCTGCAGGAAATCCGATTGTTTATAACAAACCTGCCGATTTATTTAAAGATAAGGATCCAAGGATGTTTGCTACAATTTTAACACCTTTTGATTCGTGGCAGGGTGGAGTGGTCGAAATCAGAAGAGGAGTAATTGATAATGGAGTAAAGAAAACATCCGAAAGTCTGTCAGCAGTTTATCCGGCTGGAGGTACTTTTAACATTGTTGGTAAAGATGGCCCTTTAACCACCAATGACCCTACTAAAACAGGGTTTTATATTAAAAAGTTTATGGATCCTGTAAACCGTGTTCCTTATGGAAGGTCTACCACGCCGTGGATGATTTTTCGCTATGCTGAAGTGCTGTTAAATTATGCGGAGGCTGCTTACGAACTGGGAAACAGTTCTGCAGCCATAGATGCTGTGAATCAGATCCGTAAAAGAGCTGGAATAGCTACAGTAGGTTCCATTACGATAGATAAAATCAGGCATGAACGGAAAGTAGAACTTGCGTTTGAAAATCATCGTTTCTGGGACATTCGCCGATGGCATAATGCAACCACAATCTTGACTAATACACAATTTCATGCCCTTTACCCGTGGATTATGTGGCAAAATGGAGTTGATCCGGGCAATATGAAATATACTTTCGAAAAAGCAATAGCTCCAAAACTTACACGTACTTTTCCTGAAAAATTATATCTGGAGCCAGTGCCACAGCAAAACCCGCCATATATTCAAAATCCAGGTTATCAATAA